In one window of Mesoplodon densirostris isolate mMesDen1 chromosome 4, mMesDen1 primary haplotype, whole genome shotgun sequence DNA:
- the DMAC2L gene encoding ATP synthase subunit s, mitochondrial isoform X1, translating to MMLFGKISQQFCGLKKLPRSRDSRYFWGWLNAVFNKVDHERIRDVGPDRAASEWLLRCGALVRYHGQERWQKDYNHLPTGPLDKYKIQAIDATDSCIMSIGFDHMEGLQHVEKIRLCKCHYIEDDCLQRLSQLKNLQKSMLEMEIISCGNITDKGIIALHHLRNLKYLFLSDLPGVKEKEKIVQAFKTSLPSLELKLDLK from the exons ATGATGCTGTTTGGAAAAATTTCCCAGCAGTTCTGTGGCTTAAAGAAACTCCCAAGGTCACGTGACTCCCGATACTTCTGGGGCTGGTTGAATGCAGTGTTTAATAA AGTGGATCATGAACGCATCCGGGATGTTGGCCCTGACAGGGCGGCGTCCGAGTGGCTGCTGCGCTGTGGGGCTCTGGTGCGCTACCACGGCCAGGAGAGGTGGCAGAAGGACTACAACCACCTCCCAACAGGCCCTCTGGACAAATACAAGATTCAGGCAATTGATGCCACTGATTCTTGTATCATGAGCATTGGATTTGATCACATGG aaggcCTACAGCATGTTGAAAAAATAAGGCTATGCAAGTGTCACTATATTGAGGATGACTGTTTGCAGAGACTTAGTCAacttaaaaatttacaaaaaagcatgttggaaatggaaataatttcatgtggGAATATCACAGACAAAGGTATCATTGCTTTGCATCATTTAAG AAACCTCAAGTATTTGTTTTTAAGTGATCTTCCTGgcgtaaaagaaaaagaaaaaattgtccaAGCCTTTAAAACATCACTGCCTTCTCTGGAACTAAAATTAGACTTGAAGTAA
- the DMAC2L gene encoding ATP synthase subunit s, mitochondrial isoform X2 — translation MMLFGKISQQFCGLKKLPRSRDSRYFWGWLNAVFNKVDHERIRDVGPDRAASEWLLRCGALVRYHGQERWQKDYNHLPTGPLDKYKIQAIDATDSCIMSIGFDHMGLQHVEKIRLCKCHYIEDDCLQRLSQLKNLQKSMLEMEIISCGNITDKGIIALHHLRNLKYLFLSDLPGVKEKEKIVQAFKTSLPSLELKLDLK, via the exons ATGATGCTGTTTGGAAAAATTTCCCAGCAGTTCTGTGGCTTAAAGAAACTCCCAAGGTCACGTGACTCCCGATACTTCTGGGGCTGGTTGAATGCAGTGTTTAATAA AGTGGATCATGAACGCATCCGGGATGTTGGCCCTGACAGGGCGGCGTCCGAGTGGCTGCTGCGCTGTGGGGCTCTGGTGCGCTACCACGGCCAGGAGAGGTGGCAGAAGGACTACAACCACCTCCCAACAGGCCCTCTGGACAAATACAAGATTCAGGCAATTGATGCCACTGATTCTTGTATCATGAGCATTGGATTTGATCACATGG gcCTACAGCATGTTGAAAAAATAAGGCTATGCAAGTGTCACTATATTGAGGATGACTGTTTGCAGAGACTTAGTCAacttaaaaatttacaaaaaagcatgttggaaatggaaataatttcatgtggGAATATCACAGACAAAGGTATCATTGCTTTGCATCATTTAAG AAACCTCAAGTATTTGTTTTTAAGTGATCTTCCTGgcgtaaaagaaaaagaaaaaattgtccaAGCCTTTAAAACATCACTGCCTTCTCTGGAACTAAAATTAGACTTGAAGTAA